The genomic segment GTCGGGTTCCTCGCACACGGTACGACGCAGGCGACGAACGCGCTGCTGGAGGGCGACGTCGCCACGGTCGGGCTGGTCGGCGTCGGGCGCGGCCTGGAAGGGCTGCTGACCCGGCGGCTGCACTCGCTGGGCCGCATCGAACTCGCCCCCGGCAAGCGGCTGGCGGTGCGGTACGCGCACGTGCCGGTCGCCACCGAACCCGCCGACGCCGACGCCGCCGTCGAGACCGTGCGCGGTGCCGGCGCCGAGGTGGTGGTCGGCGTCCAGGCGTTCAGCGTCGACGACGCCACCGGCGAGAACGCGGTCGCGGAGTCGGCACGCAAGCGGGACCTGCTGGCCACCACCACCCACGAGATCACCAAGCTGTACGGGCTGCGCAAGCGCGCCCGCACCGCGGTGGTGAACGCGAGCATCCTGCCCCGGATGCTGGACACCGCCGACCTGGTCGAGCGCAGCATCACCGACGCCGGGATCAGCGCCCCGCTGATGGTGATGCGCTGCGACGGCGGCGTGATGTCGCTGGACGAGATGCGCCGCCGGCCGCTGCTGACCGTACTGTCCGGGCCGGCCGCCGGGGTGGCCGGCGCGCTGATGGCCGAGAAGGTCAGCGAGGGCATCTTCCTGGAGACCGGCGGCACCTCCACCGACATCAGCGTGATCCGCCGCGGCAGCGTCGTGGTCCGGCACGCCAAGGTCGGCGGCCACGACACGTACCTGTCCTCGCTGGACGTGCGGACGGTCGGGGTCGGCGGCGGCTCGATGGTCCGGGCGCGCAGCGGGAAGGTGGTCGACGTCGGGCCGCGCAGCGCGCACATCGCCGGCCTGGAGTACGCCTGCTTCGCCGATCCGGCCGCGCTGGCCGGTGCCCGGCTGGCGACCGTGGCGCCGATGGACGGCGACCCGGACGACTACGTCGTGGTGGATGCGGACGGCGGCCGGTTCGCCCTGACGATGACCTGCGCGGCCAACATCCTGAACCTGGTACCGGAGGGCGACCACGCCTACGCCGATCCGGCCGCGGCGCGGCTGGCCTTCGCGCCGCTCGCCGCGCTGCTGGGTGGCACGGTGCCGGACGCGGCGCGTGCGGTGCTCGACGCCGGTACCGGCCGGGTCCGCGCGGTGGTCGACGAGCTGATCGCCGCCTACCGGCTGGACAAGCGCGGGCTGCGGCTGGTCGGCGGTGGCGGCGGCGCGGCGTCGGTGACCCCCCACCTCGGCGCGGCGACCGGGTTGGCCGCGAGCATCGCCGCGCACAACGAGGTGATCAGCCCGATCGGGGTGGCGCTCGCCCTGGTCCGCGAATCGGTCGAGCGCATCGTGCCGAACCCGTCCCAGCAGGACGTCCTCGCGGTACGGGCCGAGGCCGAGCGGGCCGTCGTCGCGCAGGGCGCGACACCTGCCACCGTCGAGGTCGACGTCACGGTCGACGCCCAGACCAACACGATCACCGCGGTGGCCACCGGCGCCACCGAACTGCGGGCCCCGGACCGTACCGGTGGCGACACGGTGGACCGGCAGCGGATCGCGGCGGACAGCCTGGACCGGTCGCCGGCCGAGGTACGGCTGCTCGCCGAGACACCCACTCACGCCGTGTTCGGCGCCGAGGTGCGCCGCGGCGGTGCGCTGAGCCGCTGGGTGCGGCCGCACCGCCCGGTCCGGGTCGTCGACCGGGACGGCGTGGTACGGCTGCAGAGCCCGGACGCGGTGATCGCGCAGACCACCGTCGGCGCCGCGGACGCCACGCTCACCGAACAGATCACCACGCACACCACCTACGGCGACGGCGGCTCCCAGCTGCCCGCGATGCGGCTGCTGGTCGGCCCGCGCATCGTCGACCTGGCCGGCGTCACCACCCGGGGCCAGGTGCTCGCGCTGGCCCGCGCCGAACTGGACGGCCGCACCCCGGACGAGCCGCTCGTCTCGATCACCGAGGTGCGCCGATGAACGGCCGGAGGGATGCGGGTAGCCGGGACCGCGCGCCGCGGTGCCTCCCCGGCGTGACGGCGAGGCCGCCCGTCGAGACCGACGAGGTCGTCCTCGGTGCGCGCCTGCTCGCCGCGCTGCCCACCCACGAGGCGCGCCCGGAACCGCTGCTGCGCCGCTGGTCGGGCATCGCGGCGGAGACCGGCGCCGGCCTCGCCCGGCGGTACGCGGGCCGGACCGTGGACGAGATCGCCGCATCGTTGGCGCTCCCGGTGACCGAACAGCCCGGTGGCGTCACCACCGGCCAGCTGACCCTCGCGCGTTACGGCGGCCGGCCGCCGGCGGTACGGGTGTTCACCGACGCCGTTGCCCGGGCCGACGCGGAGGTCGAACGGCGCGGCTGGCGCGCCTGGTTCCCGGCCGGCTGCGTGCGCGACGCCGCGCTCGCCCACGAGGCCGTCCACCACCTGCTGCACGGCGCGGACGGCGCCGCGCTCAAGCACCGGCTGGACCACGTACTGCTGCGGGTCGGC from the Actinocatenispora thailandica genome contains:
- a CDS encoding hydantoinase/oxoprolinase family protein encodes the protein MTASRIRVGIDVGGTFTDAVALDARTLELLGQVKVRTTHRHADGVARGIIDALRELLDSIGATAGDVGFLAHGTTQATNALLEGDVATVGLVGVGRGLEGLLTRRLHSLGRIELAPGKRLAVRYAHVPVATEPADADAAVETVRGAGAEVVVGVQAFSVDDATGENAVAESARKRDLLATTTHEITKLYGLRKRARTAVVNASILPRMLDTADLVERSITDAGISAPLMVMRCDGGVMSLDEMRRRPLLTVLSGPAAGVAGALMAEKVSEGIFLETGGTSTDISVIRRGSVVVRHAKVGGHDTYLSSLDVRTVGVGGGSMVRARSGKVVDVGPRSAHIAGLEYACFADPAALAGARLATVAPMDGDPDDYVVVDADGGRFALTMTCAANILNLVPEGDHAYADPAAARLAFAPLAALLGGTVPDAARAVLDAGTGRVRAVVDELIAAYRLDKRGLRLVGGGGGAASVTPHLGAATGLAASIAAHNEVISPIGVALALVRESVERIVPNPSQQDVLAVRAEAERAVVAQGATPATVEVDVTVDAQTNTITAVATGATELRAPDRTGGDTVDRQRIAADSLDRSPAEVRLLAETPTHAVFGAEVRRGGALSRWVRPHRPVRVVDRDGVVRLQSPDAVIAQTTVGAADATLTEQITTHTTYGDGGSQLPAMRLLVGPRIVDLAGVTTRGQVLALARAELDGRTPDEPLVSITEVRR